One Microcaecilia unicolor chromosome 4, aMicUni1.1, whole genome shotgun sequence genomic region harbors:
- the COMMD6 gene encoding COMM domain-containing protein 6 isoform X1 has translation MAAGGSRAGLLGRSLAALDFDHTLAAIKTIPSDLFAELCQQVIQYLQCQTAGVNTAEICQRFQTAGTEVTIEELQKIVNTLIWLFSTAAQNKLSDEELSASLSTIRSVLPKQVLQVILQVWSQHGQSISLSEDPKNMVTVGQLVDFQWKLGVAVSSDSCRSLNHPYVTVMLKVADYSGQIVSKSFEMTIPQFQNFFKQFKEMAAVLESV, from the exons ATTTTGACCATACGCTTGCTGCTATTAAAACGATACCTTCTGATCTATTTGCAGAACTA TGTCAGCAAGTCATTCAGTATCTTCAGTGTCAGACTGCAGGTGTAAATACAGCAGAAATATGCCAG AGGTTTCAAACAGCTGGCACTGAAGTGACTATAGAGGAACTGCAAAAGATCGTGAACACTCTCATCTGGCTGTTCAG CACTGCAGCACAGAACAAGCTCTCGGATGAAGAGCTGTCAGCCAGTCTTTCCACCATCCGCAGTGTGTTGCCAAAACAAGTCCTGCAGGTCATTCTCCAAGTGTGGAGTCAGCATGGGCAGTCGATCTCCTTGTCAGAAGATCCCAAGAACATGGTAACAGTAGGACAG CTTGTAGATTTCCAGTGGAAGCTGGGGGTGGCAGTGAGCTCGGACTCCTGCAGGTCTCTGAATCACCCCTACGTGACTGTGATGCTGAAAGTGGCAGACTACTCCGGACAGATCGTGAGCAAATCCTTTGAAATGACCATTCCACAGTTTCag aATTTCTTCAAACAGTTCAAGGAAATGGCCGCTGTTCTGGAAAGTGTTTAA
- the COMMD6 gene encoding COMM domain-containing protein 6 isoform X2 produces the protein MVPSIFSPKERKENYQLVDFQWKLGVAVSSDSCRSLNHPYVTVMLKVADYSGQIVSKSFEMTIPQFQNFFKQFKEMAAVLESV, from the exons ATGGTTCCATCCATTTTCTCaccaaaggaaaggaaagaaaattatcag CTTGTAGATTTCCAGTGGAAGCTGGGGGTGGCAGTGAGCTCGGACTCCTGCAGGTCTCTGAATCACCCCTACGTGACTGTGATGCTGAAAGTGGCAGACTACTCCGGACAGATCGTGAGCAAATCCTTTGAAATGACCATTCCACAGTTTCag aATTTCTTCAAACAGTTCAAGGAAATGGCCGCTGTTCTGGAAAGTGTTTAA